One genomic window of Medicago truncatula cultivar Jemalong A17 chromosome 1, MtrunA17r5.0-ANR, whole genome shotgun sequence includes the following:
- the LOC25483550 gene encoding probable protein kinase At2g41970 translates to MLCCGGADEDLTTLAANHYSSAAIGANAYGGGRGGGGGGDRGEPRSNIIKSGGPQKALEIETPEIKLSELKRLTDNFGTKALIGEGSNGRVFHAKLSTGEEAAIKKLDTGSSPDPDSDSDFEAQLAIVSRLKNEHFVGLMGYSLEANNRILVYQYASLGSLHDTLHGRKGVQGAEPGIILSWNQRVKVAFGAAKGLEFLHEKVQPSIVHRDVRSTNVLLFNDYEAKIADFNLTNQSSDSAARLHSTRVLGTFGYHAPEYAMTGQINQKSDVYSFGVVLLELLTGRKPVDHTMPKGQQSLVTWATPRLSEDKVKQCVDPKLNNDYPPKAIAKLAAVAALCVQYEADFRPNMTIVVKALQPLLNSKPAGPDSRA, encoded by the exons GCGGCGATAGAGGAGAGCCAAGGAGCAATATTATCAAGAGTGGTGGTCCGCAGAAAGCATTAGAAATTGAGACACCCGAAATTAAGTTGAGCGAGTTAAAGCGGTTAACAGATAACTTTGGTACAAAAGCACTTATTGGAGAAGGTTCCAATGGGAGGGTTTTCCACGCAAAGTTGAGTACTGGGGAGGAGGCTGCAATTAAGAAGCTGGATACCGGTTCTTCACCGGATCCTGACTCCGATTCCGATTTTGAAGCacag TTAGCAATTGTTTCAAGACTGAAGAATGAACACTTTGTGGGGTTGATGGGATATTCTCTTGAGGCAAATAACAGAATTTTGGTTTACCAATATGCAAGTCTTGGTTCGTTGCACGACACATTGCACG GAAGAAAAGGAGTTCAGGGGGCTGAACCTGGTATAATTTTGAGTTGGAACCAAAGAGTAAAAGTTgcatttggtgcagcaaaaggACTTGAGTTTCTTCATGAGAAAGTTCAACCTTCAATAGTTCATAGAGATGTTAGATCCACCAATGTTTTGCTGTTCAATGATTATGAGGCTAAGATTGCAGATTTCAACTTGACAAATCAGTCTTCTGACTCGGCAGCTCGACTACATTCAACAAGAGTCTTGGGAACATTTGGCTATCATGCTCCAGA gtATGCTATGACAGGGcaaataaaccaaaaaagtgATGTTTATAGTTTTGGAGTTGTCCTTTTAGAACTCTTGACAGGAAGAAAGCCAGTGGACCATACAATGCCTAAAGGGCAACAAAGTCTTGTAACTTGG GCAACTCCAAGACTAAGTGAAGACAAAGTGAAGCAATGTGTGGATCCTAAACTAAACAATGACTATCCCCCAAAAGCGATTGCTAAG TTGGCAGCAGTTGCAGCACTTTGTGTTCAGTATGAAGCTGATTTTAGGCCAAACATGACAATTGTTGTCAAAGCTCTCCAGCCACTTCTCAATTCGAAACCGGCTGGACCTGACTCTCGTGCTTGA